In Thermoanaerobaculia bacterium, the sequence CGTCGCGAAACTCGATCACCGAGTGCAGCGTGGCGGCGAACACGACGCCGTCGGGGCGCTCGAAGAGCGATTCGACGGGGTCCGGGATCAGCCGGCGTGAAGCGTCGAACGGGTTGGCCAGGCTCTCGGCATCGTCGAGACGGAAGAGGCCCGTCCACGCGCCGATCCAGAGCCGCCGGCGCGAGTCGACGAGGAGCGAGGTGACGCGCGTGGCCGTTCCGCCGACGGGGCGCGACTCGAAACGCCGCGCGGGGCCGCCGCCTTTCGGCACGGCCCAGAGGGCGTCGAGCGTGCCCACCCATCGGTTTCCCCCGGGCGTCTGCGCGATCGACAGGACCGCGTGATCGTCCCAGATCCGATGGGGCAGAAGAGGAGGAACGAGGACGAGACGGCCGCCTCGAAAGCCGAATACCCCGTCGGTCGTTCCGACGAGCACACCGCCGGCTCGATCGGACTCGAGCATCTCGGCTTCCAGGCGAGCGTCGCCCTGAGCCGGTACCGCGGCGAAGGGCGGCTTCTCGCTGCGGACGGCGTCGCGGGCCATCCGATAGACACCCGAATCGGCGGCGGCCCAGAGCGCTCCGTCGCGGGTGACGATGACGTCGTTGATCTCGCCGATCGGAAGGCCGTCTCGTCCCCCATATCGCGTGAACCGGGCGCCGTCGAAGCGGGCGAGACCCTGGTCGGTCGCGAACCAGAGGAAGCCCCGTGCGTCCGAGACGATCCGGTGCACGTGCCCGCCCGGCAGCCCGTCCGCCGCTCCGTAGACTCGCGCGGGAAGTGTGAGCGCCGACATCCGCCCGGCTCCCGAGGCGGCGATCGCCAGCGCGGCGATGAATTTCAGGGCCGTTCGAAGCGGGGACACGGAAGCTCGCCGGGCAGCCACGGGTCCTTCGCGGTCACCCGTTCGGGATCTCCCAGAGGGCCTTGATGGCGGGATGGTCCCACGCGATCCGGTACTCGTCCGGATCGGCGAGATCGAAGGGCTTCGTGACGACGTAGAGGAGCGCGCACGGGTTCGTGAGCGGCCGGTAACCGTGCGCGACCCCTTCCGGGATCCGGACCACGACGTCTTTTCCGTCGCCCGCCACGATCACCTGCGTGCCCCGGAACGTGGGGGAGCTTTTCCGGACGTCGTAGAGGACGATCTTGATCTTCGAGGGCGGCGGACAGAACCAGATGTCCTCCTGCGCGAGGTGGTAGTGAAGCCCCTTGACGTGATCGTTGGCGCTCACGATCGAGAAGTTCATCTGCGCGGCCTCGACGCCCTTCCAGAACGCGGCGAGCTCGGCGCCGTGCGTTCCCGCCGCGCCTTTTCGGAAGACCTCCATGAAGAACCCGCGGTCGTCCACGATGCGTTGGAGGCGGTGCACCTTCACGCCCTCGATCGGAGTGTTCGGGCCGTAGCTCTTCGGGTTTCCGACGAACTCGTCGGCGACGTCGGTTTTCGCAATCGGCATGGGCGCGATTCTACAGGACGGAGCCGCGGTGCTACGATTCGCGCGGAGGCCCGCGATGAAAGCTCGAATCGCCCTGCTGCTTCTCGCCGTGTCGGCGGCCGCGTCGGCCCAGACGACGAACCCGAACCCGAAGAACTTCCGGATGCTGATCGACGGGGGGGAGACGCCGGGCGTGGCGGGGTTCGCGATCGACTTCGAGCGCAGCGCCGCGATCGCCTATTCGCCGCGCCTCGTCGTCGCCCCCGCGCAGGCGCCGCGCCTGACGCTGAACCTGACGCCGAAGGGCTTGAGCGCGCTGTCGGGATGGTTGAACGACGCCGGGAACGGGGTGTCGGTCGCGGCCAGGTCGATCGAGATCCAGAGCCTCGACAACGAGGAGACGGTGCTCATCGACTGGCGGATCGACGGCGCGGTGCCGATCGCGATCTCCCAGCTGTCGTCCGGCAACGGCACTTCGCCGCTCGTCGCGGTCATCCTGCAGTTCGAGAAGCTCACGCTGGTCAAGGCGAAGAGCGACTAGACGCTTCGTTTTCGGGCAGGATTTGGGCCCGCAGACGGCGCCATTTTCTCCGGAAACCGAACTGAGCTCAGTACAACCCGAAAGCGCGGCGAGGCGCGAGCCCGGCGGGATGCGGGGTAGCCGGCCCGCGGGCGCGGCGTACCGGCGCGTACGTTAAGCCCGCGGGCGGCTGCCACGCGCCCGCCCGGCTCGATGCATCGCCGCGCGGGCCGCTCAGAATTGTGTCAGGTTGTGGATGGCGTTGACGAGCTCCATCGGCGGCTGCACGAACGCGCATCCCATGCCCGGCACGCGTCCGCTTCCGAGCGGGGTCGTCGGGAAGGCCTCGACGACGCGAGCCTTCGACCGGAACGTGGCGCTTTCGCCCGGAAGCGAAATCGAGAGGTCGATTTCGCTCCCGGGGGAGAGCGTCTTCGGCGTGGCCAGATAGAGCCCGCGCTCGTTGACGACGACGACCGTCGCGAACGACGGCGGCTCTGCCTCTTCGGAGCGGTAGTGCGCGGGGCAGAGAACGCGCACCCGGCGAGACGCTCTTTCCGACATTCTTCGATCCCCCCCGCCGCGTCGCCGCGGCTCGTTGCCAGCCGCGTCTTACTCGCGGCGTTCGCGGGCCGCGGTCGTCCGCGGCGTTCCCGGGTCGCCGCTCATACGCGGCTGTTGT encodes:
- a CDS encoding PilZ domain-containing protein; its protein translation is MSERASRRVRVLCPAHYRSEEAEPPSFATVVVVNERGLYLATPKTLSPGSEIDLSISLPGESATFRSKARVVEAFPTTPLGSGRVPGMGCAFVQPPMELVNAIHNLTQF
- a CDS encoding two-component regulator propeller domain-containing protein, which encodes MSPLRTALKFIAALAIAASGAGRMSALTLPARVYGAADGLPGGHVHRIVSDARGFLWFATDQGLARFDGARFTRYGGRDGLPIGEINDVIVTRDGALWAAADSGVYRMARDAVRSEKPPFAAVPAQGDARLEAEMLESDRAGGVLVGTTDGVFGFRGGRLVLVPPLLPHRIWDDHAVLSIAQTPGGNRWVGTLDALWAVPKGGGPARRFESRPVGGTATRVTSLLVDSRRRLWIGAWTGLFRLDDAESLANPFDASRRLIPDPVESLFERPDGVVFAATLHSVIEFRDGVPPIRTSAADFGAPFEDVELRTATEDPAGNLWIGTAGGGAIRVDREGFVRYGREDGLEATQASALFTRDAGVPCVESKAHGRIFLACFDGKSFRSVQPYVPEDPKKTGWGTEQLAFEDRDRRIWLPTGSGLLRYPAKPGFDGLARIAPERTFDRKSGLSIDDIFRVFPDRAGDLWISALSPSKNLLARWNRESDSIEIIPEGEGPP
- a CDS encoding dTDP-4-dehydrorhamnose 3,5-epimerase family protein, translating into MPIAKTDVADEFVGNPKSYGPNTPIEGVKVHRLQRIVDDRGFFMEVFRKGAAGTHGAELAAFWKGVEAAQMNFSIVSANDHVKGLHYHLAQEDIWFCPPPSKIKIVLYDVRKSSPTFRGTQVIVAGDGKDVVVRIPEGVAHGYRPLTNPCALLYVVTKPFDLADPDEYRIAWDHPAIKALWEIPNG